The Argentina anserina chromosome 3, drPotAnse1.1, whole genome shotgun sequence genome includes a region encoding these proteins:
- the LOC126786954 gene encoding ent-kaurene synthase, chloroplastic-like: MLKEAQWLMYNSAPALDEYMENAYVSFALGPIVLPALYLVGPKLSEEAVRSLEFHQLYKLMSTTGRLLNDMQTFKRESAEGKLNAVTLAMLHGNGSATEEETFSEMKSIITC; this comes from the exons ATGCTGAAGGAAGCTCAGTGGTTGATGTATAATTCGGCGCCAGCACTGGATGAATACATGGAAAATGCATATGTATCATTTGCCCTGGGACCGATTGTTCTTCCAGCTCTCTATTTGGTAGGGCCTAAGCTCTCAGAGGAGGCTGTGCGGAGTCTCGAGTTCCACCAGCTATATAAACTTATGAGTACCACTGGGCGTCTTCTCAACGACATGCAAACCTTTAAG CGGGAATCTGCGGAAGGGAAGCTAAATGCTGTAACATTGGCGATGCTTCATGGCAATGGAAGCGCCACTGAAGAAGAGACCTTCAGTGAGATGAAGAGCATTATAACCTGTTAG
- the LOC126788672 gene encoding probable leucine-rich repeat receptor-like protein kinase At1g35710, with product MRIMTAACCYGRAYFVACVILYVLLVLSPHNALALFSSTSSEAEALLKWKTSFPIQTHNNLTSWTYIPSNSTTRKPEGCPFHHWTGVSCNDAGRVNRINLTNSGIQGTLHEFPFLSLPHLEYIDLSYNTIFDAIPPQIGSLQKLIYLDLSSNLLSGRIPPDIGLLTNLKIMHLNSNQLNGSIPQEIGHLKFLYELALYNNSLEGSIPDSLGNLSSLTYLSLSANQLSGSIPPAIGLLPKLEELDLNENQLNGSIPKEFSRLKFLEVLSLYNNTLEGPIPPSLGELSNLNYLLLNANKLSGHIPASLGTLSNLISLALNENQLSGSIPASLGSLSNLNYLVLNENQLTGFIPPEMGNLSSLVELHLDTNNLSGSIPPTLGNLKELALLYLNNNKFSGSIPSEIGNMKKLVWLFLQTNNLSGSIPTSLGDLSDLKALYLYENQLSGTIPKEMGNLKSMVSLSLSMNKLYGSIPPSLGNLTKLTILYLFGNKLSGTIPRELGKLMYLVDLQLNTNKLSGPIPTTVGQLSKLESLILRDNQLSGSIPQEVGNLLKLVVLQLDTNRFSGYLPQNICRGGLLENFSAQTNNLTGPLPRSLKRCKSLVRVRLEDNHFTGNISEQLGAYPNLLYIDLSHNKLHGEISPIWGQCSKLQTLRIAGNNLTGSIPPEIGKATQIELLDFSSNTLAGVIPSEAGRLTSLLKLMLNDNQLSGGIPSEFGSFADIQLLDLSTNKFNMSIPSILGDLSQLIFLNLSNNKFCQEIPFQLGNLVHLSELDLSHNSLEGRIPQLSKLLSLEKLNLSHNNLSGLIPNFDQMNALDLVDMSYNQLQGPVPNNKAFQHAVLEGNIGLCGNVRGLHPCYVLTVGNRNTSTKDRKLILLIISLTVGVFLLASLGIALIRNGRRKEQVTEDGDMHKEVFSIFDFDGKRMYEEIIKATNNFDVSHCIGKGGSGSVYKAKLLSGSIFAVKKLHPILIGEETSRKEFLSEIRALMEIRHRNIVKLRGFCSHSHHSFLVYDYLEKGSLAAILSKEYEAEKLDWSTRVRIVKGVAHALSYMHHAYSPPIVHRDVSSNNILLDIEYEPVVSDFGTAKLLNPDSSHWTAPAGTYGYIAPELAYTMKVTEKCDVYSFGVLALEVIMGKKLADFVSSFSTHTCDNEEILLNDVLDQRLPPPLPTVQNELITIARLAIACKHSHPQSRPTMLMVEQVLSSQGANFSRLPEITIERLIG from the exons ATGAGAATCATGACAGCAGCATGCTGTTATGGTAGAGCTTACTTCGTAGCTTGCGTTATTCTCTATGTTCTACTAGTACTATCACCACATAATGCTCTTGCTCTCTTTAGTTCTACTTCTAGTGAAGCAGAGGCACTTCTAAAATGGAAAACCAGCTTTCCAATCCAAACCCACAATAACTTGACCTCTTGGACTTACATTCCGAGTAATTCCACCACTCGAAAACCAGAAGGATGCCCATTCCATCATTGGACTGGCGTTTCATGCAACGATGCAGGAAGAGTCAACAGGATAAACCTCACAAATTCTGGTATTCAAGGTACGCTGCATGAGTTTCCATTCCTCTCCTTACCCCACCTGGAATATATTGACCTTAGCTACAATACAATTTTTGATGCCATCCCCCCACAAATTGGTTCCCTCCAAAAACTCATCTATCTTGATCTGTCTAGCAATCTATTGTCTGGGAGAATCCCACCGGACATTGGTCTTCTAACAAATCTTAAGATCATGCACCTAAACTCTAATCAGTTAAATGGCTCAATCCCCCAAGAAATAGGTCACCTCAAGTTTCTTTACGAGCTTGCTCTTTACAACAACAGTCTAGAAGGTTCAATTCCTGATTCTCTGGGAAATCTAAGCAGTCTGACATATTTGTCTCTTTCTGCAAATCAACTCTCTGGTTCCATCCCGCCAGCAATTGGTCTTTTACCAAAGCTGGAGGAATTAGACCTAAATGAAAATCAGTTGAATGGATCAATTCCTAAAGAATTCAGTCGGCTTAAGTTTCTTGAGGTTCTTTCTCTGTACAACAACACTCTAGAAGGTCCAATTCCTCCTTCTCTAGGTGAGTTGAGCAACCTCAATTATTTGCTTCTGAATGCAAATAAACTTTCAGGCCATATTCCTGCATCTTTAGGTACTTTGAGTAACTTGATTTCTTTGGCTCTCAATGAGAATCAACTCTCTGGTTCTATTCCTGCATCTCTGGGTAGTTTGAGCAACCTGAATTATTTGGTTCTTAATGAGAATCAACTTACTGGTTTCATACCTCCAGAAATGGGAAACCTTTCTAGTTTGGTTGAACTCCATTTGGATACCAACAACTTATCAGGTTCCATCCCTCCAACTCTTGGAAATTTAAAAGAGCTAGCTCTGTTGTACTTGAACAACAATAAATTTTCTGGCTCTATCCCTTCAGAGATAGGAAATATGAAGAAACTAGTCTGGTTGTTCCTTCAAACAAACAATCTCTCTGGTTCAATCCCCACATCTTTAGGTGATCTATCAGACCTTAAGGCTCTCTATCTCTATGAAAATCAGCTTTCTGGCACCATTCCAAAAGAGATGGGGAACTTGAAATCTATGGTGTCTCTATCATTGAGCATGAACAAACTCTATGGTTCAATTCCTCCATCTTTAGGTAATCTGACAAAGCTCACCATTCTTTATCTCTTTGGCAATAAACTTTCTGGCACCATTCCTAGAGAGCTAGGGAAACTTATGTACCTTGTCGATCTACagttaaacacaaataaaCTCAGTGGTCCCATTCCCACTACAGTTGGTCAATTGAGCAAGTTGGAATCCTTAATCCTCCGGGATAACCAACTTTCTGGCTCCATTCCTCAGGAGGTGGGGAATTTACTGAAGTTGGTTGTGCTGCAGTTGGATACTAACAGATTTTCTGGTTATCTACCCCAAAACATTTGTCGTGGTGGGTTGCTAGAAAATTTTTCAGCACAAACCAACAATTTGACGGGTCCACTCCCCAGAAGCTTGAAGAGATGCAAGAGCTTAGTCAGAGTCCGCCTTGAAGATAACCATTTCACTGGAAATATATCTGAGCAACTAGGTGCATATCCGAATCTTCTATACATAGACCTGAGCCACAATAAGTTACATGGTGAAATCTCACCCATCTGGGGACAATGTTCAAAACTACAAACCTTACGAATTGCGGGAAACAACCTCACTGGTAGTATACCACCAGAGATTGGCAAAGCGACCCAAATTGAACTACttgatttttcttcaaatactTTAGCTGGGGTGATTCCTAGTGAGGCTGGGAGATTGACTTCTTTGCTCAAGCTGATGTTGAACGACAATCAACTCTCTGGTGGTATACCTTCAGAATTCGGATCATTTGCTGATATTCAACTTCTTGATTTGTCCACCAACAAATTCAATATGTCAATTCCGAGCATTTTGGGTGACTTGAGCCAGTTGATCTTCTTGAATCTCAGCAACAACAAGTTCTGTCAAGAAATTCCATTCCAGTTGGGGAACTTAGTTCACCTCTCCGAACTAGATTTAAGCCACAACTCACTTGAGGGTCGGATACCACAATTGAGCAAACTCCTAAGCTTGGAGAAGCTAAATCTTTCTCACAATAACCTTTCCGGTCTCATCCCCAATTTTGATCAGATGAATGCCTTGGATCTGGTCGACATGTCCTACAATCAATTGCAGGGTCCCGTCCCCAACAACAAAGCATTTCAACATGCTGTCTTGGAAGGTAATATAGGACTGTGTGGCAACGTCAGAGGACTTCACCCCTGTTATGTTCTTACCGTGGGAAATAGGAATACTTCAACAAAGGATCGAAAGCTGATTCTTTTGATCATTTCTCTTACAGTAGGAGTATTTCTCCTTGCTTCCCTTGGAATTGCTTTGATTAGAAACGGAAGGAGAAAAGAACAGGTTACAGAAGATGGTGATATGCATAAAGAAGTCTTCTCAATATTCGACTTTGATGGTAAAAGAATGTACGAAGAAATCATCAAGGCAACCAATAATTTTGATGTCAGCCATTGCATCGGAAAAGGAGGATCCGGAAGTGTCTATAAGGCAAAGCTGCTATCGGGAAGCATATTTGCAGTGAAGAAACTCCACCCAATACTTATTGGTGAGGAGACATCTCGGAAGGAATTCCTTTCTGAGATAAGGGCACTAATGGAGATACGACATCGGAACATTGTGAAACTTCGTGGTTTCTGTTCGCATTCCCATCACTCATTTTTGGTCTATGACTACCTAGAAAAGGGTAGCTTGGCTGCGATCTTGAGCAAAGAATATGAAGCTGAGAAATTGGACTGGAGCACAAGGGTGAGGATTGTGAAAGGTGTAGCTCATGCCCTGTCTTACATGCATCATGCTTACTCTCCACCTATTGTGCATCGAGACGTATCAAGCAACAACATACTGCTGGATATCGAATATGAGCCTGTTGTTTCAGACTTCGGCACCGCCAAGCTTTTGAATCCAGACTCATCACATTGGACTGCCCCAGCTGGCACATATGGATATATAGCACCAG AGTTAGCTTACACAATGAAGGTAACAGAGAAATGTGATGTTTATAGCTTTGGGGTATTGGCACTGGAAGTGATCATGGGAAAGAAGCTGGCTGATTTCGTCTCCTCCTTTTCAACTCACACATGCGACAACGAAGAGATACTGCTGAATGATGTACTGGACCAACGCCTGCCTCCTCCTCTACCAACTGTTCAGAATGAACTGATAACAATTGCAAGGCTGGCAATTGCATGCAAACATTCCCATCCACAATCTAGGCCAACAATGCTTATGGTTGAGCAGGTGTTGTCATCCCAAGGTGCAAATTTCTCTAGACTCCCAGAGATTACAATTGAACGACTCATTGGTTAA
- the LOC126788677 gene encoding senescence-specific cysteine protease SAG12-like — translation MTHYEQNLVMIVIFIVLGILASQATSLASYKTISQLADKHEQWMAKHGRKYPDSKEKERRFAIFKKNVEFVEKFNNEGNTTYTLSVNKFSDMTNEEFLRHHAGFKMRAGTSSTTSSEDVLSSNKSGRNTSSHPIPARIDWREHGAVTPIKDQGLKCGACWAFTAVAAVEGITKIKTGKLISLSEQQLVDCDVDNHGCEPSDIDVALEYIQHNGGITQENNYPYRGNDNKKCNAKKASEHAAHITGYTTIPPGSQDLLLKAVSLQPVSVAIDIHGDAFQHFGTGVFQGPCRDDVNHAVTIIGYGTSEDGLDYWLIKNSWGLDWGDNGYMKILRSPVVAGKEDLCGLGVAYYPTA, via the exons ATGACTCATTATGAGCAAAACCTTGTGATGATTGTCATATTCATCGTCTTGGGAATTCTAGCATCCCAAGCCACATCCCTTGCATCATACAAAACCATTTCCCAGCTTGCTGATAAACATGAGCAATGGATGGCTAAGCATGGGCGCAAGTACCCAGATAGCAAAGAGAAGGAACGACGTTTTGCCATATTTAAGAAGAATGTGGAGTTTGTCGAGAAATTCAATAACGAAGGGAACACGACCTACACGTTAAGCGTCAACAAATTTTCCGATATGACCAATGAAGAATTCCTCAGGCATCATGCTGGGTTCAAAATGCGTGCCGGCACAAGTTCAACAACTTCATCTGAAGATGTATTGTCCAGTAACAAAAGCGGGCGAAATACGAGCAGTCATCCTATTCCAGCACGCATTGACTGGAGGGAACATGGGGCCGTCACTCCTATAAAGGATCAAGGGCTTAAATGTG GTGCGTGCTGGGCATTTACGGCGGTTGCTGCTGTTGAAGGaattacaaaaatcaaaaccggCAAATTGATCTCACTGTCGGAGCAACAGCTTGTGGACTGTGACGTGGATAACCATGGTTGTGAGCCTAGTGACATTGATGTTGCTTTAGAATACATCCAACACAATGGAGGAATCACCCAAGAAAATAATTACCCATACCGGGGCAACGACAACAAAAAATGCAACGCAAAAAAGGCAAGTGAGCATGCTGCCCATATAACTGGCTATACAACTATTCCTCCTGGTAGTCAAGATCTTCTACTTAAGGCTGTGTCTCTCCAACCAGTCTCAGTTGCCATTGACATTCATGGAGATGCCTTTCAACATTTCGGTACTGGGGTGTTCCAGGGTCCATGCAGGGACGACGTGAACCATGCTGTAACAATTATTGGGTACGGGACGAGTGAAGACGGACTCGACTATTGGCTAATTAAGAATTCATGGGGACTGGACTGGGGTGACAATGGATACATGAAAATCTTGAGATCTCCCGTCGTTGCGGGAAAAGAGGATCTTTGTGGCCTTGGTGTAGCTTACTATCCCACTGCATAA